Below is a window of Apodemus sylvaticus chromosome 5, mApoSyl1.1, whole genome shotgun sequence DNA.
tttcagttaattgAGGAAAATTAAGTCAGTGCCAATTTAAATAATATCAAGACCTTTCAAACTTCAATGAGTACATGAAGTATCTTagagttttattaaaatatggaggtttttttttttttttattgaagatataGCCCAGTGCTAGTTTGTCTAGCATATCTTGAATGACACTGACATGCAGGGGCACAGACTGTATTTTTGAATAACAAGAAATTAGAGACTATATCTTTGAAAACAAGACCCTCCCCTGAAGTATAGAGTGTAATATGAATTAGCCATCATGTACCTATGCCTTTCTACGATTTTACTTAGGGTTGGAATGACTATTCAGTACAGATGCCTTTTTAAGACTTTATTTAGGGTTGAAGTGTCTTTTCAATACAGAATTTTCATTATGGTTTCATTTCATACattcagtgatttttatttttttagtgtagAATGAATGCATGTAATtaactttgaattttaatttttcctaaactaaaaCTTACTAATAAacttcagcttttaaaaaaaaatgtttgagacaggtctccAGCCTAttctggcctgaaacttactatgtaactaaggatgatttgattttttgttttgttttttgagataaggtcttactgTATTGTGTAGTCTTCACTATCTTGTAAATCACTGTATAAACTTGGTtagcctcaaaatcacagagatcccctacctcagcttcccagagtgctgagatgaaaggcatgtaccactatgcccagctcccTTGAATTGCttgctgatcctcctacctccattaTAGGTGTGAATTAACGTATCTGCTCTATGTTGTACTAGGGTTTGATCCTAGGGCTTTATAATAACATGGTAATCAAGCACTCTACCAAATGAACTACATCCCTAGCCTTAGGGGAAAAATGCAATAACAAATTACATATAATATTCTATACCAAGTAAAGCAATATAGTTCGAAACCATTACTAATTGTGCTTATATAGTACatgttaagggctggagagatggcgcagtagttaagagcattggctgctcttccagagttcaatctccagcaaccacatggtggttcacaatcatttgtaatgggatctaatgccttctttgggcatgcaggtatacatgcagagaGAGCACACGTAttcataaaataagcaaatctttaaaagtaTATAGTACAtgttataaaatacttttttcaaaatttatattttgGGGCTAAAGAATTGGCTTAGTTGTTAAGTGTTTTGGatgctttcccagaggacctgggtaacctacatggcagctcccaaccatATATAACTACAGTTTCAGGAAATCTGACacattctggcctccacatgcaccagACAAGCAAGTGGTTCATAGgtacacatgcaggtaaaacacccatatacataaaataatgaactaaaataataaattacaaaaaattatatttggtctaatttttctattttttttccattacaGCTTTCAATTATAGACTACAACCGTGAAAGGAAACATGCAAATGATCAGACAGTCATCTTTTCAGATGAAAACCAGATGGATCTGACAGCAAGTCACACGGTGATGATTACCAAAGGTCTTTCAGATTGTAACAAAAAGGAAAATTCCACAAAAATAGATACCACATCCTTTTTGGAGAATTTAAAGCATCATGCTGCGAATTCAAGAATTAAAAAGGATTTAGCATGTCCCACAATTTCCATGAGTCAAAACACTTTCTCAGAAAAGATAAATTCTGACttcataaaaagattaaaaacaggaaaatataataCTTTTCCTTCTACAGAGCTTGATAAGGAAAATGCTGAGATACCTGTTTATTCCAATGACTCAGACAGTGCCTCTTCAACACATCAAATGCATTCATCTCTTAGTGTAAATGAAAGCAGTAGTAATAGGACTAGAATCTTTAGAGAACAAGATGATGGGATGAATTTGACCCAGTGTCATACAGCCTGTATTCAGACTTGGATTCCTCCATGCAGGGAGGCCAACCTAGGAGAAATCAAAGGTGATAATACAATTTATGGCAGTGAGTGTATGGAGTTGACAAATAACTATACAATACAGGTATTGTCATCAGAAAATACTTTATctgaaagagaaacacaaactcaAAATGGTATGAATGTTACAACAGTTGATAGAACTACAGctccagaaaagaaaacagcCCTTAAGGATAAACTAAATGCTGCTTTCCAAGGCTCCTTCCCAAACcctgaaaataaaatttgtattacCAAATGTCATCCTATAGAGTCAGAAACTCAAACAGTCACAAAGATTTCTAATCAAAAGGCCAGCACATTGGCTATAACCTCGGAATCTATATGTTTTAGTCCAGCTGTTCAAGAGTATAAGACAATTTTTTATTCTAGTAGCAATGATGCAATGGAACTGACTAAGTGTCTATCTAGTatgcaagaggaaaaaaaattgctGAAGACTGATAATAAGTATTCTAAAACATGTACCAATCCAGATGCTGGCCTACTAAGGGAGAAAACTATTTATTCAGAAGAGGATAGTATGGATATTACCAAAAGTCACACAGTTGCAATAGATAATAAGATATTTAAACATGatcaagaaaacattaaaaaagaaataacagctATACCAATATTTGAAAAGGAAATGATGCTCAAAAATCTTATAACTATGTCAAAAGATGAGAAAATGAATGTAAATTATATTACAGTTCCTCAAGTATCTAAGGAAAGATTACAACAGAGTCAGACAAATGCTTCATCTGTTTCATTGGCTGACAAAAGGATGGAATTCTTAGCAGGTGAAGATATGGATTTGACTAAAAGTCACACAACTAAGTTAAGTCAAGTTATTCCTACAACTTTTGACTTAGCATCAAAGAATGTCACCAAATCTTACTGTTACAGCAAAAGCCCTTCAAATGAGTGGGAAAGCTTAGATAAGCAAGTAGTGATAGGCCAGCATTCTAAACTTCCTTTACCACAGAGGAAAGATTCAGATGATAATGACTGTTCTTATAATAAGACAATGTATTCAGAGGAGGTACAAACTATGGATCTAACCAAGAGCCACACTATTGTAATTGGGTTTGGTCCTTCTGAAGTACAAGAACAtagtaaaattaatttagaacagAGAGACAGCCAACTTACAGCAGAAAGCAGACAAACAGTTGTGAACATTCCTGGAGGAAACTCAAGAGTAGTAACAACTAATGATATGGACATGTTAAAGGACAGAAATATACATAAGCCAGAATTgctgaaggagaaacaaaatgtcAAACTTTATGGAAGAAAAAGTACTGGTAGGCTGAAAATTGATAAAACTATATTATTTTCAGAAGGTAATGATGATGATATGGATATCACTAAGGGTTGCACAGTTAAAATAAACCATAGATCTTTATTAGATAAATATGATTCTCATTTAGTATCTTTGGGAGGAACTTCTAAAACCATTTTGTATGCACATGGACAGGATGAAATGGAAATCAATAGAAATCACACAACTCCTTTAGAATGTAAAATTATTTCACCCAGTAATATAACTTCTGGTGGTCTAGATAAGACTGTGATGTCTATAGATGATCATGAACTAGAAATGACAAAGTCCCATACTGTTTTCATTGACTACCAAGCAGAGGCGAAAGGTGTCCTTCCAGACAGACTTGAATTTCAGTTATCCAAAAAGGAAAGCTTACAGAAGCCACAAGAGATGTCTACTGCTGAAGAGATTGTTTCCATCTCAAAAACCAGTGAAAGCAACCAACTACCAGTAAAAGGCAGCCAGCTAACAATATTAGAGGAAGGATCTAATAGTGGAGCTGGAGAAGAAACTAATGATGCACAAAAGCCTGGATTTCTGAATGAACTGTCAGACAAAACTCAGAGAAGAAAAAGCCTTAGACTCAAAGACAAGACTACATTTCCAGAGAATGATAAAAGTAATAGAGATATCACTCAGAGTTCTGTGGTAGAAACAAATAATGAAACTAGGCTGGAAGATAGAAAGGATTTCAGTTTCGTGCCATTGGCAGAAACTTCCAAACCAGTTTTGTCTGCACATATGCCCGAGGACATGGAGCTCTCTAAAAGTCAAACCACTGCTTCAGAATATAAACCTGTTGCACCAGATGAAATAACTACTATACCTATGGATAAAACTGTAATGTTTGTGGATAATCTCGGTAATCTGGATGTCACCAAGTCCCATAAGGTTTTCATCGATTGTCAAACCAAAGAGAAAGTACTTCATGAATATACTAACTTgggaataccaaaaacaaaaaactggagtGTTTCTGAAGGTGATACCTGTATTCAAGAAATCACCAAAAAGCCAGTAGCTGCGCACAAACACCATATGACAACTATCATTCCTTCTAATACATTATTTAGTGATCAAAGTTCAATGAAAACCAAGTTTTTTAAAGCTGATATAgatgaggaggtcaaaggaaaggaaatggaggTCAATACGTTGAAACAAACTAAACTTGAAAGCTGTCTGTCAAATATAACAGATGGAAAAAATGTGGATTTTACAAGCAGTTATACAGCTGATGGTTTTAGATCATGTGACAAGAATTCTTCTTTACcaaatgttatttcttctcataatttgGATGGTAATactaaaaataagaagaaagctTATAATTGCCAAATGCCAAATGAGTTTGCTTATGCAGATATTTTACCAAGTACATATCACATGGATTCTGAAAAACTGTCTGTCTTTGCACCTTGTCCTTCAAAAGAAGTTACTCAAAGTGCCATAGCACTGCTTAAAGGTCAAGATGTCATAGAAGAGCCTCTTGGGGAGATGGCTAAATTTAACTCGAAGCATGTGGCTCTTAAACTTGCAAAGGATCGAATGGAGGAGGTCTTTGTTGATGTTAGTGTTGCTTCTCAGCCTCATCTCTCAGCCCAACAACCTCCATCAACTCAGAAAGAGCAGGACACTCCCCATCAGGGTGAAGAAATATTATCTAATGCTGGGAAGAAGACTTTACCTTTTCTTATAGGAAATGTATCTGCACCTCCATGTGATAATGAACCCAAAATGCCTACTAATGAGGAACACTTTGCTGTAACCTATaaaaaagaactgaacaaaagtATTGAAACAGATAAATGTAATACAAATGTGCGTAGCCCTAGTAACTCAGCCCTGACAGCACAAGTCATTGAAACACATGCCAATGCTGAAGAAGTACTAGAGTCTATAGTTCCATCTAATGTTTCATGTTTTAGTAGTGCCAAACCAAGTCTGAGTAATTTGAATAGAAAAGCTGTGGAGGTTTTAGACTTTCAGACTGTTCATTTATTACCTCCTGCAGAACAGTTACTTGAAAAAGGAAGTCAGGCACATAGTATGAGTACAGTACAAGCTACAGAAATATGTAGCCTAGGTTCCAGTAATGATAGAGATGAAGAAAGTAAAACTTTCTGTAATGAGGCTGAAACTACATCTGTACCACTAAAAGCAGCTATTAAAGACAAAACGAGAAGATGTTCATTAGGAATATTTTTACCCAAATTACCAAACAAAAGAAGTTGTAGTATCACTGCTGTTGATGACCTGGAGCAGATTCTAGCAGATGCAACTGACTTAACTCACCTAGAAACTCAGCCAGTCTGTAGTAAAGATTCAGGTATTGGATCTGTTGCCAAACTGAACTCAAGTCTATCTCAGTGTATAAGTGAGGAAACTCTCCCTATATATCCTAGTGAAATACTTTCATCAGATTCTGTTAGCCTGGACATTGAGGAAAGTTCTCCGATTGACACATCTCATAAAGAGATTTTGccatctgaaaacaaaacagaaacctgcAGTTCCCAaaaaagaacctgggttcaagaAGATGATgctacaaatgagaaaaaaatcagactgTATGAGCATGTACAAGATCAAGAGGTAAGCTATCTTGAACCAAAAAATGTTCTTGAATTTTAAGTTTCTGAGCAATAGAAAGTATTTCTACTTACTATATGTTAATGAAACATTCCTGTGTAGAATTATCAGAGGTCAGTTGGTAAAGAATTTAACATTAGGACATGGTGgcctatacctgtaatcccagcactctgaagaggacttctgtgactttgaggctagcTGAGGCTACATAACAAAATTTTATCTCAAAACAATTTATTGTGGCAAATACCCagaaaaaggaattaaaattatataaaaaccaAATATTATAATTGTGTCttgactttttgagacagtatctaaCTTTGTTGTCCTGAATAGCCTCAAGCTTGTAGACCTCTTGCCTCttaactcccaagtgctgaaattacagaagTATTCTATAATGCCAGATCAAACTTGTATAATTCTAAATGTCCAATCACTTTTGCTGGAAGAGTTTTATATAGtttgaaaattgtgtgtgtgtgtgtgagagagagagagagagagagagagggagagggagagaaggcacagcacttaatggaggtcagaggacaactgtggagttggttctcctaCTTTGATCTGGATTCTTGGGATCAAGTTGAAGTCATCAGAGACAAGTACTTTACTTGCTGAGTCATTGCACTAGCACATTTGTTTCTTAAGATAATTTCTAACTGTATAATCGACACTGACTtcatgctggggttataggcatgtgctatcaTGTCTATCTTGAAAAGAGTTCTTCCATGTTATAAATATTAGATGTATAAAATTTTTCTActattcaaaatgcaaaaagaaaagctTGACAAGGTTTGCTTGGTATATAAAGACATGTCAAAGAACCCATTTCTCTAGTGACTGGAATAATGCCTAGGTCAAGCTTAATACTTGAAAATGAACCAAGTTTTATtcatctattttgtttgtttttgggttttcgagacagggtttctgattGTAGCCCTaagtgtcctagaactcactctatagaaatcctcctgcttctgcttccaaagtgctgagattagccgtgcggtggtggcacacgcctctaatcccagcactctgggaggcagaggcaggtggatttctgagttcgaggccag
It encodes the following:
- the Knl1 gene encoding kinetochore scaffold 1 isoform X1, which encodes MDGIYAEANEENDNTQRPVRRQSILKPPRSPLQDLKYGNETVQESNAPRTRKSSRRVSFADTIKVFQTASHTKTERNSEISETEARKNVLTLQNKNLDDNYCAITGMNTLLCAPIQTQMQQKELSIIDYNRERKHANDQTVIFSDENQMDLTASHTVMITKGLSDCNKKENSTKIDTTSFLENLKHHAANSRIKKDLACPTISMSQNTFSEKINSDFIKRLKTGKYNTFPSTELDKENAEIPVYSNDSDSASSTHQMHSSLSVNESSSNRTRIFREQDDGMNLTQCHTACIQTWIPPCREANLGEIKGDNTIYGSECMELTNNYTIQVLSSENTLSERETQTQNGMNVTTVDRTTAPEKKTALKDKLNAAFQGSFPNPENKICITKCHPIESETQTVTKISNQKASTLAITSESICFSPAVQEYKTIFYSSSNDAMELTKCLSSMQEEKKLLKTDNKYSKTCTNPDAGLLREKTIYSEEDSMDITKSHTVAIDNKIFKHDQENIKKEITAIPIFEKEMMLKNLITMSKDEKMNVNYITVPQVSKERLQQSQTNASSVSLADKRMEFLAGEDMDLTKSHTTKLSQVIPTTFDLASKNVTKSYCYSKSPSNEWESLDKQVVIGQHSKLPLPQRKDSDDNDCSYNKTMYSEEVQTMDLTKSHTIVIGFGPSEVQEHSKINLEQRDSQLTAESRQTVVNIPGGNSRVVTTNDMDMLKDRNIHKPELLKEKQNVKLYGRKSTGRLKIDKTILFSEGNDDDMDITKGCTVKINHRSLLDKYDSHLVSLGGTSKTILYAHGQDEMEINRNHTTPLECKIISPSNITSGGLDKTVMSIDDHELEMTKSHTVFIDYQAEAKGVLPDRLEFQLSKKESLQKPQEMSTAEEIVSISKTSESNQLPVKGSQLTILEEGSNSGAGEETNDAQKPGFLNELSDKTQRRKSLRLKDKTTFPENDKSNRDITQSSVVETNNETRLEDRKDFSFVPLAETSKPVLSAHMPEDMELSKSQTTASEYKPVAPDEITTIPMDKTVMFVDNLGNLDVTKSHKVFIDCQTKEKVLHEYTNLGIPKTKNWSVSEGDTCIQEITKKPVAAHKHHMTTIIPSNTLFSDQSSMKTKFFKADIDEEVKGKEMEVNTLKQTKLESCLSNITDGKNVDFTSSYTADGFRSCDKNSSLPNVISSHNLDGNTKNKKKAYNCQMPNEFAYADILPSTYHMDSEKLSVFAPCPSKEVTQSAIALLKGQDVIEEPLGEMAKFNSKHVALKLAKDRMEEVFVDVSVASQPHLSAQQPPSTQKEQDTPHQGEEILSNAGKKTLPFLIGNVSAPPCDNEPKMPTNEEHFAVTYKKELNKSIETDKCNTNVRSPSNSALTAQVIETHANAEEVLESIVPSNVSCFSSAKPSLSNLNRKAVEVLDFQTVHLLPPAEQLLEKGSQAHSMSTVQATEICSLGSSNDRDEESKTFCNEAETTSVPLKAAIKDKTRRCSLGIFLPKLPNKRSCSITAVDDLEQILADATDLTHLETQPVCSKDSGIGSVAKLNSSLSQCISEETLPIYPSEILSSDSVSLDIEESSPIDTSHKEILPSENKTETCSSQKRTWVQEDDATNEKKIRLYEHVQDQEIMDNHTEEDINKNVNSVLLKSLSRTPSSCSSSLDSIKSDGLSMDVSTQHNSQMESQFLGDTICEETLREKLKDGQITIKEFFILLQVHILIQKPRQSTLSAKCTVNTLPTTEDLMLRQYVYGPKIQIYKEDCELLQQKIEELKVSVLNQDKLLADVNRNLWEKVKDYSDEELKNYGIYLNKIKSRYTKMTKVFTHQGKVALYGKLVHSAENEKKKLQIKLNELATILRQLSDCLADVEAETKNLENEEKNAAMEEWDSEIRNAEKELEQLKTEEEELQRKILEVETQKTQTLAQIEFIKEQTTKTEELLDQLSLSEWDIVEWSDDQAVFTFVYKTIRLIITFGDPLVGLPFLDKANRKINELSFQSLLDEDKASPSSLLVHKLIFQYIEEQESWKKKCTSQHQVPQMLQELSLVVNHCRLLGEEIEFLKRWGPNYSLMHVNVNNTELKLLFSSSAAFAKFEITLSLSAHYPLVPVPFTIQNYLGKTGHDEIAAVISKVPLEENYLKNVVKQIYQDLLKD
- the Knl1 gene encoding kinetochore scaffold 1 isoform X2; the encoded protein is MNTLLCAPIQTQMQQKELSIIDYNRERKHANDQTVIFSDENQMDLTASHTVMITKGLSDCNKKENSTKIDTTSFLENLKHHAANSRIKKDLACPTISMSQNTFSEKINSDFIKRLKTGKYNTFPSTELDKENAEIPVYSNDSDSASSTHQMHSSLSVNESSSNRTRIFREQDDGMNLTQCHTACIQTWIPPCREANLGEIKGDNTIYGSECMELTNNYTIQVLSSENTLSERETQTQNGMNVTTVDRTTAPEKKTALKDKLNAAFQGSFPNPENKICITKCHPIESETQTVTKISNQKASTLAITSESICFSPAVQEYKTIFYSSSNDAMELTKCLSSMQEEKKLLKTDNKYSKTCTNPDAGLLREKTIYSEEDSMDITKSHTVAIDNKIFKHDQENIKKEITAIPIFEKEMMLKNLITMSKDEKMNVNYITVPQVSKERLQQSQTNASSVSLADKRMEFLAGEDMDLTKSHTTKLSQVIPTTFDLASKNVTKSYCYSKSPSNEWESLDKQVVIGQHSKLPLPQRKDSDDNDCSYNKTMYSEEVQTMDLTKSHTIVIGFGPSEVQEHSKINLEQRDSQLTAESRQTVVNIPGGNSRVVTTNDMDMLKDRNIHKPELLKEKQNVKLYGRKSTGRLKIDKTILFSEGNDDDMDITKGCTVKINHRSLLDKYDSHLVSLGGTSKTILYAHGQDEMEINRNHTTPLECKIISPSNITSGGLDKTVMSIDDHELEMTKSHTVFIDYQAEAKGVLPDRLEFQLSKKESLQKPQEMSTAEEIVSISKTSESNQLPVKGSQLTILEEGSNSGAGEETNDAQKPGFLNELSDKTQRRKSLRLKDKTTFPENDKSNRDITQSSVVETNNETRLEDRKDFSFVPLAETSKPVLSAHMPEDMELSKSQTTASEYKPVAPDEITTIPMDKTVMFVDNLGNLDVTKSHKVFIDCQTKEKVLHEYTNLGIPKTKNWSVSEGDTCIQEITKKPVAAHKHHMTTIIPSNTLFSDQSSMKTKFFKADIDEEVKGKEMEVNTLKQTKLESCLSNITDGKNVDFTSSYTADGFRSCDKNSSLPNVISSHNLDGNTKNKKKAYNCQMPNEFAYADILPSTYHMDSEKLSVFAPCPSKEVTQSAIALLKGQDVIEEPLGEMAKFNSKHVALKLAKDRMEEVFVDVSVASQPHLSAQQPPSTQKEQDTPHQGEEILSNAGKKTLPFLIGNVSAPPCDNEPKMPTNEEHFAVTYKKELNKSIETDKCNTNVRSPSNSALTAQVIETHANAEEVLESIVPSNVSCFSSAKPSLSNLNRKAVEVLDFQTVHLLPPAEQLLEKGSQAHSMSTVQATEICSLGSSNDRDEESKTFCNEAETTSVPLKAAIKDKTRRCSLGIFLPKLPNKRSCSITAVDDLEQILADATDLTHLETQPVCSKDSGIGSVAKLNSSLSQCISEETLPIYPSEILSSDSVSLDIEESSPIDTSHKEILPSENKTETCSSQKRTWVQEDDATNEKKIRLYEHVQDQEIMDNHTEEDINKNVNSVLLKSLSRTPSSCSSSLDSIKSDGLSMDVSTQHNSQMESQFLGDTICEETLREKLKDGQITIKEFFILLQVHILIQKPRQSTLSAKCTVNTLPTTEDLMLRQYVYGPKIQIYKEDCELLQQKIEELKVSVLNQDKLLADVNRNLWEKVKDYSDEELKNYGIYLNKIKSRYTKMTKVFTHQGKVALYGKLVHSAENEKKKLQIKLNELATILRQLSDCLADVEAETKNLENEEKNAAMEEWDSEIRNAEKELEQLKTEEEELQRKILEVETQKTQTLAQIEFIKEQTTKTEELLDQLSLSEWDIVEWSDDQAVFTFVYKTIRLIITFGDPLVGLPFLDKANRKINELSFQSLLDEDKASPSSLLVHKLIFQYIEEQESWKKKCTSQHQVPQMLQELSLVVNHCRLLGEEIEFLKRWGPNYSLMHVNVNNTELKLLFSSSAAFAKFEITLSLSAHYPLVPVPFTIQNYLGKTGHDEIAAVISKVPLEENYLKNVVKQIYQDLLKD